One stretch of Gambusia affinis linkage group LG05, SWU_Gaff_1.0, whole genome shotgun sequence DNA includes these proteins:
- the cited4b gene encoding cbp/p300-interacting transactivator 4b, producing MGDHMMMSMNHSSAGPGLHSYRMGMNGGLQAGHQQHANQQGMRALPNGQMMHYGGNQASMEAAIRQRQGMVGGPMNGQLNGAQMGHHQMTSGNMMYNGQPQQQQQHHHPQQQQHHMHPQQHQQQAPHPQQQQQQQQQQFMNGGLTSQQLMASMHLQKLNTQYHGHPLGPMGGNHMGPTNQYRMNPAQLASMQHMAGPALALNGMDADMIDEDVLTSLVMELGLDRVQELPELFLGQNEFDFISDFVSKQQPSTVSC from the coding sequence ATGGGAGATCATATGATGATGTCCATGAATCACAGCTCAGCAGGCCCTGGTCTCCACAGTTACAGAATGGGCATGAATGGCGGCCTGCAGGCGGGTCACCAGCAGCACGCCAACCAGCAGGGCATGCGGGCGCTTCCCAACGGCCAGATGATGCACTACGGAGGCAACCAGGCCAGCATGGAGGCCGCCATTAGGCAGCGCCAGGGCATGGTTGGCGGGCCCATGAACGGACAGCTCAACGGAGCCCAGATGGGCCATCACCAGATGACCTCTGGTAACATGATGTATAATGGAcagcctcagcagcagcagcagcatcaccaccctcagcagcagcagcatcatatGCACCCACAGCAGCATCAACAGCAGGCGCCACAtccacagcaacagcagcagcagcagcaacaacagttCATGAATGGAGGGTTAACATCTCAGCAGCTCATGGCCAGCATGCACCTGCAGAAGCTAAACACCCAGTACCATGGACACCCACTGGGACCTATGGGTGGGAACCACATGGGGCCTACAAACCAATACCGCATGAACCCAGCTCAACTGGCTAGCATGCAGCACATGGCTGGACCGGCACTGGCCCTAAATGGAATGGACGCGGATATGATTGACGAGGATGTGCTGACGTCACTAGTCATGGAACTGGGCTTGGACCGGGTCCAGGAGTTACCAGAACTCTTTCTGGGACAAAATGAGTTTGATTTTATCTCAGACTTTGTGAGCAAGCAGCAACCTAGCACTGTTAGCTGCTGA